Sequence from the Helianthus annuus cultivar XRQ/B chromosome 13, HanXRQr2.0-SUNRISE, whole genome shotgun sequence genome:
CACCAATCGGTGACACCCACTCCCCGAGCAAGTCCCTTCACTCTATACCCCGTACCCTTAATAATACACAGAACACAACTGTAACTGGTATGTAATGTAGCAGTGCACAGATCCACGATTGCTCTTTCTCATCCAATCCACAATACATTCAAATCTACCAGACTACTTGCTGATGATGATTTTGATTTAAGTCCCAAGACTTCTAAACAAATCACATGATTTTGAATGCATCGCCATACCTTTTAACCAACTAGAATCAATTTATTTATAAATGCTCGGAAAACCAATCACTTGTAATACACAAACAACATATGCACATACAAAGATCCTGTAAGATAATAGTGCCTTAGGGTGGAACGGGTGCTCCCCAAATGGGGAGTGGTAAACTTTTTTCATAGCCAATAATCTCATGTCAtgtcaaccccccccccccccttcactccccattttgcactcaatcactaaGGGTGCTTCACCCAAAcaattttttctttaaaaaaaaactaaaaaactaaaTAAATGTGGATTGGTTGGAACCCACTCTCTCTCCCCTCTTTCATCGGTGACTAGTCACCGTTCAAAGACAAACGCACCAAAAACAAGGTGGTGGCACTTCACCGCTCGGGAAAAACACTCACCAAAGGGGTCACCGAATGGTGCCCCTTCCACCCTTAGAAACTTAATTTCAAGTACACAAACCTGTACAAAACATACTAGCACTATAATGAAATTTGATGATACAATTTTTAAGCTACAAAATGTTGGAAAAAAGTACAAAAAAAGTGTTACagaagattgaagaaataatcTAAACCTTGACCAATTTCCCAAATGGAAATGCCAGCACCCCAGGAGCGAGCTTCATCCAGCCGCATTTCAATGGACAAAAGGGACGGGTAGAACACCACATGTTGATCATTACCATCTGTCGAATACAAGAAGAAATGCTCTCCGCTTTTCTTATCCCAATTCAGCTCAGGCTTATGATTCTCCAACAACGAAAGATAGTCTCTTCCAAGAATAGCCCCGCCACCACCACCTGCAGACAAACAAAATGTTCATTCTATTATTCTGAAAAATCATTAAGCATTTCATTTGAGTTTTGAATCCTCTAATCAAATTACCTCCTTTAAGAACATAATCATTCCCATAAAAGTTGATGCCTAAAAATATTTTGTGAGAGAACTTCTGAGATCCATCCGCCAGGAGCAGCTGCATTGTAGAGTGGACCCACTTCAGTGGTGCATTGGGACCCGGATTTTGAGGAtttgaaaagtcataagtcaTGAGGGAGTAACCATCCACAGCATCACCCAAGCTTTGCAGATCTTGAGGCCCAAAATCATACTCATGGAGCCTATCAGAATGAGGTGGACCAATAACATATACTAATTGCAGGCTCCGCTCATTTACGACCACAGAGTGCATCACTTGTCCCAGTTTTTTAATGAACTTCAGTgcctggttttgtaaaacatattTCATCACAAGTCGAAAGCAAACATCAACTGAAGTGACTGCTGGCCTTATAAGCAAGCACATTCAATTGGAAATAATTTCAAGTCGCTAAACATTCCAGCTTTAACAGAAACGGAATATTATCATTAAGGATGTTCACATGCGGCATTGGTTGTTTGTGTATTTCAAGTAAATAAACGCCAAAAAAACGAAAAACTGAAACTTTAAGAGATGCAAATGAAAATTTGGGATTGTTACGTTATCTAAACTGGTACTGATTGCGAAGACTTTCACTTAAAAGTTTACCAGATTGCGCATGTGTGGATCATGCACGACACCATATGCAGCCCATCGTGACCATGATTCTAGCACAATGCCATCAAAATCCATCTCCCTGTCCAGTCACAACAACCATCAAAAACAGTCTGCTACTGGAATCACTAGGTTACGGAATTCTAGTAAAGTGCCGACCAGTGGCGGACTTATAGTATAAATAGGGGTAGCAtgggctacccctcaaccccgtctccgtagtgtaaaaatacccatTTCCATAGTGTAAAAATACCTCTCAACTCCGTTTctgttatataaaggatacccctgatcctaaaaaaaaaaaattaggatacccctAACTTTTTGGGATAGTTCCGCCACTGGTGCCGACAACAGAATACTGACATGAAGATATACATACCTAACTCCGAAAAATCAACGAAAATGTATTAACATAAAATGGTTATTCAGAACAAGATTATCTACAGATAAACCTTGTAATCAGAATTGTATTAGATTGTAATTGTGTAATTAGGGTTACATGAGGTGGGTGTTTAGATagaacaccatattacacatctagTCTTTATATTGTATTACTTTGTCTAATATGAATATCTACTGTCTTGCATATATTCTGGGAAGAAGAAGAAACAGCAGGAGATGCTTACTTGCATTCAGCTATTATAAGGTCAATCACTTTAGCCCTCTGCTTCTTCTCTTTTAGAAAAGCCATAGGAATCGCTTCAAGTACAAATCTTGGCAAAATCTGTCAATAGAGAGCCAGCATTGAAACAAGAGACTGATAAAAAATTAATCTGCATTCATGTAATACACTAATACTGaaaaggtaagttcaacggcagatttacagctcaaagcttttgcaacctttgaattgacaaaaatgccctcatgtgcaaagcacatgaccaaatttaactgaaaaaactaactgggttaggcctaaaggacaaaacgtgtatgatatgaaaacataaaggacaaaactcgtcaattttaaacataaaggacagcgcctgaaaatgggtataaagataaaggacaatccttgaaattcactctaattTTCTAGCAATCAAGTTATTTGCAACGAAAAAGCGATCCATTtgactgaaaacagttaaaaaattAATTAACCCAATTTACAAGCATAAACTGCGAAAAGAGGTGAGCTAACAGTACCAGAGCATGTCCCTTCATTCTAAGATCTGAAATCCATCCCTTATCAACATTATGTCTTCCTTCCAGAACAAACTCAGCCCCTTGGCTACACAAGATAGTGTCAAaagtgtataataataataatataataaagaAGCAAGTATGCCTCTAGAATAGACTACTGCAGTCAGCATGATGTCGACGCTAGAGTTATAAGTCTACATACTGAAGTTAGCCAACCGAACTAGTTTGAGAGTTGAGACAAAAGGCTAGTTGTTATGGTTGTACTACCATACATACTTATTATTATCAGGCACTGGTTTGAAAATTCAAGCATGTCTTCCTAGTTAAAACAACACATCTACATTGAGTTTTGTATCACTTCTTGTTATTGATACTATGCTGCAGACACATAAGAGGTGTTTGTACATAATGGGGACAAAGCGGTCTGTTCATTGTATTGCAACCTTATCTCTGTCCCGTTAGTTAACATCATGATATATACTGTCAGTGAGAGAAGAAGAAAGATCATGGTGCAGACTCAGACTGGTGGaaggaaaataaataaataaattttaggagcataataataataataacagggcagtagtagtagtagtagtagtgtaCCTTTTAAGATGATACCACACGGGTGATATATGAGTAAACTTAGAGTTGAAGTCCTTTGCTAGATCATACCCCTTTGAATTCCTGTAACATGATTCTTTAAATAAGGATGATCCAGTTTGTTATAAAGAAGCAAGCATGGGCAGAAAAGTGAGTGTTTGTCTTCCCCTCAAGAAGACAGGTAGGTAGCTAAGCTAATGATgagcaagcaagcaagcaagcaacaTTCAACCAAAATTGCTTGATAGTGCAGTGAATATCATAACCTATATAAGAGGAGTTATAGCTGCTGGTTGTCAATATAAAAGGGCTATCATTTATAGGTTTTGCAATAATGGCCTAGTTGTTGAAATCAGTGTAGTCTTATCTCCTCAAAGAAAAGTCAATTGTGGAAGTAAGTAACTATCTATCTATCatatgaatgaatgaatgaatatCCACAGtgaaatgttttttttattgaaaggaagtgtttgtttggttgttaccATGGTGTAACGTAAGCCAGCACAGGGTTGGGAAATTGTCGACTTGCATTCTCTGAAACTTTGGCATTTTCCTGAAAAAACACAAGAAACATTCAACTCCACTGGATGAAGAAGCAAGAAaatagtatgtatgtatgtatgtgcgTACAGTGAGGATCTGTTGGTAAGTGACATCGAGGACGTTCGGAATGGAAGCGTCTGGATTGGAAGCGTATAGTATAGGGTATAAGTATAGGGAAATGGCAGGACAGGCTACGAAGATGAGCAGACTGATAACAATACTACGGCCTTTGTTGGGATTCAAGGGATGATTAGATTCACTGGAAGGTTTAGAAGTGGTTGATCGGCGATCCCACTCAGGCCGACCGCGTTTTCGCCCCATCACCGTTTCTTTTTCCTCCGACTCCCTCAAAACCCAACCCCTTTACAAACAAGGAAACCCGATAACTAAAACATTTACCACTATGTTCCCAAGTTATTTAAGAGGGGAGGTGAGGGGAGGGGAAGGAAAATTTTATCTCAATCTCTCTAATTTGGGAGGATGAATATATGGTCATATTTGGTCATATTTTCTTCCATTTTCCCTTCCTTCtctgttaaatgaaactcgggaacatgatctttcatattttcatctcttttcccTTCCCTCCCCATGTTAAATGAGTCTCGGAACAAAGCGTCATTAAATGAGAGAAAAGAAAAGATTTGGAAGGAAATAATTTTTACTTATGTTCTAGAGTTTCATTAAaagagagaagagaagagaaaatGAGAGGTTTTTTGCCTAAATTTaatctttccaatttggaaagaaaTGGAGAGAAGAcaaaagaaaatgagagaatcattTCTTTTCTCCCCTTAACTTAACTCGGGAACACAGTGATTTTGGATGCTGGATTTGAAGTGATgaaattgtacaaagtaatgatttATTCTATGtacatatgagtaaccaaacatcacaatggaatggaatgatacatttcattccgttgtccattccattacctggttcattccattctctcatccattccattacctcataccaaacAGACAAGGTATGTTTGGTagggggtaatggaatggacgaggtaatggaatggatgaaagaatgcaatggatcattaccattccatgtcttgtttggttaccatatgggaatgaaatgaattattattgtgtattgtttggtaggcaagaaaaacgaaGGAATAAAATCAGCGGTAAGTGGTGGTGGTCGATGGTAGTGATTGTGGCTGGCGGCGGCGGTGGATGGTGGCGGCGACGAGTGGCGGTGGAGGCGGCGATGGTAGGTGGTGGTGACTGTGGGGTGCGTTGAGGCAGAGGTACCGGTGGGTGGCAACGGCGGCAGTGGTGGTGGCGTCGACAATGGTGGtaggtggcggcggcggtggaggagatggtggttggtggtggcggtgggtggcAACGGTGGCGGGTAGGCGGCGGCGGTGGCGATGGTGGTGATGGCTGTCGGGGTGGCGGTGTAGGCGTTGACGGGTTGCGGGTGGAGGCGACGATGGggtcggtggtggtggtggtgggtggtggggaAGGTGGTGGGTTGTAGTGTTGGTGATGAATGGTGCCAGatgggatggaatggaaaaaaaacatggggagcggatggaatgattttgagggaatggaatgccttaTGGAATGAGTGATTCATTCCATTGACTAACTAAACACCTCTTTCTTCATTCTCTCgcaatgatccattccattccgcctctcattcctgcataccaaacacacCTTAGGTACTGTTTGTTTTTCCAGAGGTAAAAAGTcggcagtctgcggaccacatctgcgcAGACATCTGTAGCTAAAGAGGTGGActaaacctctgcagtctgcaagaagaaaactgtttgtttttttaacttttttcaaGCTACTGAAATAAACTGATTTTATTTAACTTAAAAGATAACATCTATATTCCaataatcaaacaaacaaaaaactaTAATCAACTTATTAACATAAtcaaaagggtaaattacactttttgtcCTTTTTGTGTGTATCAGATTGCAATAGAtgtcctttaactttaataattacagtcacaatccttatTTTTTTAAAAGCATTACACCATAGGCCCTTTAACACTAACTAAGTTAAATTTTTTAGTTAAGTCAATTCAGttaagggtaatttagtcatttatCCAACTTAGTTAAAAATTGTTTTCAACCAAAAAATATTCCCAATCTCAACTCAACACCTTTACCCTCTTTCTCCCTATCCTTGTAACCTAAAGCCACCACCCAGCCACTCTACGACCACCACTCAAGCCCCCACCACAACAACCACTTCATCATGCGATTCATCAAAAACTCCAATTAATCTCACAATATTCTGCAAAAATTGGCTCCGATTGTCACCACCACATCCTCCATCTATTTCGCTCTAATTCACGTTTTCCGATCAATTTCTTTCAACAGTTTCATTCCAGATCCATCTTTGGCGAAGAGTATCTGGGTTTTGTTGTCTGCCACATGATTTTGAGATGGGTGCTCAGATTGGATCTCATCCGCCGCCACGGTGGTCGGATTAGATCTGGAAATGAA
This genomic interval carries:
- the LOC110891474 gene encoding chitinase domain-containing protein 1, which codes for MGRKRGRPEWDRRSTTSKPSSESNHPLNPNKGRSIVISLLIFVACPAISLYLYPILYASNPDASIPNVLDVTYQQILTENAKVSENASRQFPNPVLAYVTPWNSKGYDLAKDFNSKFTHISPVWYHLKSQGAEFVLEGRHNVDKGWISDLRMKGHALILPRFVLEAIPMAFLKEKKQRAKVIDLIIAECKEMDFDGIVLESWSRWAAYGVVHDPHMRNLALKFIKKLGQVMHSVVVNERSLQLVYVIGPPHSDRLHEYDFGPQDLQSLGDAVDGYSLMTYDFSNPQNPGPNAPLKWVHSTMQLLLADGSQKFSHKIFLGINFYGNDYVLKGGGGGGAILGRDYLSLLENHKPELNWDKKSGEHFFLYSTDGNDQHVVFYPSLLSIEMRLDEARSWGAGISIWEIGQGLDYFFNLL